A region of Maniola jurtina chromosome 7, ilManJurt1.1, whole genome shotgun sequence DNA encodes the following proteins:
- the LOC123867075 gene encoding uncharacterized protein K02A2.6-like — MPNTEKTPQVMSANDTCSTSNIFNNVPKLVVSKADSQSNAVEWKKWWQSFQMFLLATNLEAASEKRKIAILLHTVGEKGVEIYNSFNLDLEKITLSGVKNKFDNHFEPQKSLTMTRHSFFTRVQKDEETIDCFITDLQNKANKCEFGELKDSLIRDIFIANMSSKLINVKQRLLQENNPTLERTLTLAKTVIMAQENAQKIESTQCPDTVMHIQRQRPRSRSRGSSNKQSMSHSQVKSRQRSQSPFSQRSANNKTCGRCGQFHRFKCPAQGGLGCLPPVCRLKLQDNAVPCVDPPRKVPFGLYSKLKEELDRMSEMNVIEKVTHPTEWVNSVVVTVKKSGQLRICLDPRNLNKYIIREHYPLKSIDEIRSILKGASYFSHLDAFSGFWMLKLDSASSDLCTFQTPFGRYRYLRLPYGINAASEIFHRVMTEIFADLEGVLVFVDDILVYGETEEIHNERLYKVMQRAREVNLKLNKDKCKFSVKEVCFLGYVFSKEGAKVDQEKVKAIVNMPTPTNVKELQRVLGMINYLGPFIQNMSEKTQVLRNLLKKDSVWVWDENCEKSFQSLKNAITNAPVLAHYNPNIPIVLSVDSSKKALGAVLMQNKQPIAYSSKTLTTTQERYAQIEKELFAIQFGCQKFHQYIYGNRVTVHTDHKPLVYLFKKPLHDVPARLQRMMLALQAYDLNVIHVPGKEMYISDTLSRAALKENYIPNYESDLSCHVNAVYSNLAISEEYKNKILQATKLDSQLQMLKKYCQDGWPTNKNQVDPLLKSYWNIQAEIHVINDLLFKNDRLIIPKSMQNEMLTKVHEGHQGINKCLSLARNIIFWPNMSADIKNLVDQCSICAKFKPNNQSEPLQSYNISKFPWQQVGIDLMHFNNKTYLVVTDYYSKFIELAMLNSRYTASNIIIQLKSIFARHGIPVSLVSDGGPPYNSAEFKSFLYNWDIEHKLTSPYHPKSNGQAESSVKIMKNLLKKCLESNKDPYMALLQYRNTPKANFPSPAQLLMSRNLRMHIPVTNKKLKPKVVTFSDYKKSFDKDRAQSRSYYNRNKKPLPLLQPGDHVTFKKNPNSDWLPAIVKERLKCQRSYIIEDSKGNRYRRNRVQIRFTSNESCHKFDSEVPSNASETQISQREEEPSERQVEADHDSFTDSFMDSVHKPKEFYKYVTRSGREIKLPMKYDL, encoded by the exons ATGCCGAACACAGAAAAAACTCCTCAAGTCATGTCGGCAAACGACACGTGTTCGACatcaaacatttttaataatgttCCCAAACTTGTCGTCTCGAAGGCTGATAGTCAGAGCAATGCAGTGGAGTGGAAGAAGTGGTGGCAGAGTTTTCAAATGTTCCTTCTCGCCACGAACCTGGAAGCTGCGTCCGAAAAACGTAAAATAGCCATATTGCTACACACTGTCGGTGAAAAAGGCGTAGAGATTTACAATTCTTTTAACTTGGATTTAGAGAAGATAACATTATCGGGAGTAAAAAACAAATTTGACAATCACTTTGAGCCACAAAAAAGCCTAACGATGACACGTCATTCATTTTTCACGAGGGTCCAAAAAGATGAGGAAACTATTGATTGTTTCATCACTGACTTGCAGaacaaagcaaataaatgtGAGTTTGGAGAGCTAAAAGACTCATTAATCAGAGACATCTTTATAGCGAACATGAGTTCCAAATTGATTAATGTGAAGCAAAGATTACTGCAAGAAAACAACCCTACTCTTGAAAGAACACTTACACTAGCAAAAACCGTCATAATGGCGCAAGAAAATGCTCAAAAAATTGAGAGTACACAATGTCCAGACACAGTCATGCACATACAAAGGCAAAGACCAAGGTCAAGGTCCAGAGGTTCTTCAAATAAACAAAGTATGTCACATAGTCAAGTCAAGTCAAGGCAACGCAGTCAGAGTCCATTTAGTCAGCGCAGTGCCAATAACAAAACCTGTGGACGGTGTGGTCAATTTCATCGCTTCAAATGCCCAGCTCAAGGA GGTCTTGGATGTCTACCTCCTGTTTGTCGCTTGAAGCTTCAGGACAATGCAGTACCATGCGTTGATCCTCCTAGAAAAGTTCCATTTGGATTATATAGCAAATTAAAAGAAGAATTGGATCGCATGTCGGAAATGAACGTCATAGAAAAAGTCACACATCCTACTGAATGGGTAAATTCTGTCGTAGTCACTGTCAAAAAGTCAGGTCAGTTAAGAATTTGTCTTGATCCtaggaatttaaataaatacattatcaGAGAACATTATCCTCTTAAAAGTATAGATGAAATTAGGTCAATATTAAAAGGTGCTTCTTATTTTTCACATCTTGATGCTTTTTCTGGCTTTTGGATGCTTAAACTAGATAGTGCGAGCTCAGATCTTTGCACATTTCAAACACCTTTTGGTCGTTATCGTTATTTAAGATTACCTTATGGTATTAATGCTGCGTCAGAAATTTTTCATCGAGTAATGACAGAAATTTTTGCTGATCTCGAAGGAGTCTTAGTTTTTGTCGATGATATTCTAGTATATGGGGAAACAGAAGAAATTCATAACGAAAGATTATATAAAGTCATGCAGAGAGCAAGAGaagtcaatttaaaattaaataaagataaatgcaAATTTTCAGTCAAAGAAGTATGTTTTTTAGGCTATGTCTTTAGTAAAGAAGGTGCTAAGGTCGATCAGGAAAAAGTCAAGGCTATTGTCAACATGCCTACCCCAACTAATGTCAAAGAACTACAAAGAGTCTTAggtatgataaattatttaggtCCTTTCATTCAAAACATGTCGGAAAAAACCCAAGTTTTAAGAAATCTTCTAAAAAAAGATTCAGTCTGGGTCTGGgatgaaaattgtgaaaaaagtttccaatctttaaaaaatgcaATCACAAATGCACCTGTCTTAGCTCATTACAACCCAAATATACCTATAGTCTTGTCAGTCGATTCATCAAAGAAAGCATTAGGAGCAGTGCTCATGCAAAATAAACAGCCTATAGCCTACAGTTCTAAAACTCTAACTACAACTCAAGAAAGATACGCTCAAATAGAAAAAGAGTTATTCGCTATTCAATTTGGTTGTCAAAAATTTCACCAATATATCTATGGCAATAGGGTCACTGTACATACAGATCACAAACCCTtagtctatttatttaaaaaacctttgcACGATGTACCAGCACGTCTACAAAGAATGATGCTTGCCTTACAGGCTTATGATTTAAATGTAATTCATGTGCCTGGTAAAGAAATGTACATATCAGACACATTGTCTAGGGCAgctttaaaagaaaactatattCCAAATTATGAGTCAGATTTGTCATGTCATGTAAATGCAGTATATTCTAACTTGGCTATAAGTgaagaatacaaaaataaaattttacaagctACTAAATTAGATAGTCAATTGCAAATGTTAAAAAAGTACTGTCAGGATGGATGGCCTACTAATAAAAATCAAGTAGATCCTTTATTGAAGTCATACTGGAATATTCAGGCGGAAATTCATGTCATTAatgatttattgtttaaaaatgatAGATTAATTATTCCAAAGTCAATGCAAAATGAAATGTTAACGAAAGTCCATGAAGGTCATCAAGGCATCAATAAGTGTCTAAGTCTTgctagaaatattattttttggccAAACATGAGTGCAGATATAAAAAATTTAGTTGATCAATGTTCTATTTGTGCTAAATTTAAGCCTAATAATCAGTCAGAGCCATTGCAAAGCTATAATATAAGCAAATTTCCATGGCAGCAAGTAGGTATTGATTTAATgcattttaataacaaaacttATTTAGTTGTCACtgattattattcaaaattcattgaaTTAGCAATGCTGAACAGTAGATATACAGCTTCTAACATAATAATAcagttaaaatctatttttgcaCGCCACGGGATACCAGTCTCCCTGGTTTCCGATGGTGGTCCACCTTATAATTCAGCAGAGTTTAAATCATTTCTATATAATTGGGATATTGAACATAAACTTACAAGTCCATACCACCCAAAGTCTAACGGTCAAGCTGAAAGTTCTgtcaaaattatgaaaaatttattaaaaaaatgtttggagTCTAATAAAGATCCATACATGGCTTTATTACAGTATAGAAATACACCTAAAGCAAATTTTCCATCTCCAGCTCAGTTATTAATGTCCAGAAATCTAAGAATGCATATACCAGTCACTAATAAAAAGCTTAAACCTAAAGTAGTCACCTTCAGtgattataaaaaaagttttgataaaGACCGAGCACAAAGTAGAAGTTAttacaatagaaataaaaaaccatTACCACTTTTACAACCTGGTGATCATGTCACTTTTAAAAAGAATCCTAATTCAGACTGGCTTCCTGCTATTGTTAAAGAAAGGTTAAAGTGTCAGAGGTCATACATAATAGAAGACAGTAAAGGTAATAGGTACAGGAGAAATAGAGTACAGATAAGGTTCACGTCCAATGAAAGTTGTCACAAGTTCGATTCCGAGGTGCCATCCAATGCTTCTGAAACCCAAATTAGTCAAAGGGAAGAGGAACCAAGCGAGAGACAGGTGGAAGCAGACCATGATTCATTTACAGATTCATTCATGGATTCAGTTCATAAACCTAAGGAATTTTACAAGTATGTGACTAGATCTGGTAGAGAAATTAAATTACCTATGAAATATGATTTGTAA